The following are encoded together in the Corynebacterium jeikeium genome:
- a CDS encoding IMPACT family protein, translating to MPDDTAPQSASHPEPSYVRPQPGRYTAEVEIKRSRFIALAARCATEEEARDFIGGIRREYPDARHHCSAFVVQVDAAQPIERSSDDGEPAGTAGQPMLEVLKGWHEPEPLQDVAVVVVRYFGGVKLGTGGLVRAYQEATREVLQQVPLALRRQLDLYTCEVPHADAGRVEAEVRAAGYTVVGVEYKAAAELAIACEPGAPLPDFLASITSGAVEAHLEGQRWIEDAQ from the coding sequence ATGCCTGACGATACAGCGCCGCAGAGCGCCTCCCACCCCGAACCCTCGTACGTCCGCCCGCAACCGGGTAGGTATACCGCGGAGGTGGAGATCAAGCGCTCCCGCTTTATCGCCCTGGCCGCACGCTGCGCCACCGAGGAAGAGGCCCGCGACTTTATTGGCGGCATCCGCCGCGAGTACCCGGACGCACGCCACCACTGCAGCGCTTTCGTGGTGCAGGTGGACGCCGCGCAGCCGATCGAGCGTTCCAGCGACGACGGAGAACCCGCGGGCACCGCAGGCCAGCCCATGCTGGAGGTGCTGAAAGGTTGGCACGAGCCGGAACCGCTGCAGGACGTGGCGGTCGTGGTGGTGCGCTACTTCGGCGGGGTGAAGCTAGGCACCGGCGGGCTGGTACGCGCCTACCAGGAAGCCACTCGCGAGGTACTGCAGCAGGTGCCGTTGGCACTGCGCCGCCAACTGGACCTGTACACCTGCGAGGTACCCCACGCAGACGCCGGGCGCGTGGAAGCCGAAGTCCGCGCCGCCGGATACACCGTGGTGGGAGTGGAATACAAGGCCGCAGCGGAGCTGGCGATCGCCTGCGAACCCGGCGCGCCACTGCCTGACTTCCTGGCCAGCATCACCAGCGGAGCAGTGGAGGCTCACCTGGAGGGGCAGCGCTGGATCGAGGACGCGCAGTAG
- a CDS encoding RNA-binding S4 domain-containing protein — protein MASPATSSPSNTPSKVRIDAWVWAVRLCKTRAQAAEACRAGHVKINDVSVKPAQPVVVGDTVRVWIHHREHIVEVTQLLSKRVGAELARKAYIDHSPPPPVIPAMPRRDRGAGRPTKRERRQLERFKRGEL, from the coding sequence TTGGCCAGCCCTGCAACTTCTAGCCCATCCAACACTCCCAGTAAAGTCCGCATCGATGCCTGGGTGTGGGCCGTTCGCCTATGCAAGACTCGCGCCCAGGCCGCGGAGGCCTGCCGCGCCGGGCACGTGAAGATCAACGACGTTTCGGTTAAGCCCGCCCAGCCGGTCGTGGTGGGCGATACGGTGCGCGTGTGGATCCACCACCGCGAGCACATCGTGGAGGTCACGCAGCTGCTTTCCAAGCGCGTGGGCGCGGAGCTTGCCCGCAAGGCCTACATCGACCATTCGCCGCCCCCGCCGGTGATCCCCGCCATGCCGCGCCGGGATCGGGGAGCCGGCCGCCCGACGAAGCGGGAGCGCCGCCAGCTGGAGCGCTTCAAGCGCGGCGAGCTCTAG
- a CDS encoding GTP pyrophosphokinase: MTKKARKALQDYDAWIHAHPTVAADLEAHIIDVLDDAGLTFDRVSVRIKDRTSFARKLSNEKYPEYDSFTDAHDVIGVRVITFHSSEIPQLKDALSGLFTVVRVIDKAAETAREGRFGYASQHLIVSAKDEPWAAEKGASPKYIEIQLRTVLQHAWAEFEHDVRYKNQQRPESSSPEVQRAFTLAAGLIELADEQFDKIAGIIDTAGEEVEGTLDEESLPRVLSRIVGSEYPTSRVDYYHYAIEMLAAHEITTVAQLRKLLAPKRLKALRKAMDYPYFPGQVRLVDDMLLFAYGREHIRKTVHIGDNAQSRPGRLGNRWQQLGQKTG, from the coding sequence TTGACCAAGAAAGCCCGCAAAGCTCTGCAGGACTACGACGCCTGGATCCACGCGCACCCCACCGTCGCCGCCGACCTGGAGGCACATATTATTGATGTTCTTGATGACGCCGGCCTGACGTTTGACCGCGTGAGCGTTCGCATTAAGGACCGGACGAGCTTCGCCCGCAAACTCTCCAACGAGAAGTACCCGGAATACGACTCGTTTACGGACGCCCACGACGTGATCGGCGTCCGCGTGATCACTTTCCACTCCTCGGAGATCCCACAGCTCAAGGACGCACTATCCGGCCTGTTCACAGTGGTACGAGTGATCGACAAGGCCGCCGAAACCGCACGCGAGGGTCGCTTCGGGTACGCCAGCCAACACCTGATTGTCTCCGCTAAGGATGAGCCGTGGGCAGCTGAGAAAGGGGCGTCACCAAAGTACATAGAGATACAACTGCGCACGGTGCTGCAGCACGCATGGGCCGAGTTCGAACACGATGTGCGCTACAAAAACCAGCAGCGACCAGAAAGCAGCTCCCCCGAAGTACAGCGCGCATTTACCCTGGCCGCGGGGCTCATCGAGTTGGCGGATGAGCAGTTCGACAAAATCGCGGGCATCATCGACACCGCCGGTGAAGAGGTCGAGGGGACGCTCGACGAGGAGTCGCTACCGCGCGTGCTGAGCCGCATCGTGGGTTCGGAGTACCCGACCTCGCGCGTGGACTACTACCACTACGCCATCGAGATGCTGGCCGCCCACGAGATCACGACTGTCGCGCAACTCCGCAAGCTGCTGGCGCCGAAGCGGCTGAAGGCACTGCGCAAGGCGATGGACTACCCCTACTTCCCCGGCCAGGTGCGTCTGGTGGACGACATGCTGCTGTTCGCCTACGGGCGCGAGCACATCCGCAAGACGGTACACATTGGCGACAATGCGCAGTCGCGCCCCGGCAGGCTGGGTAACAGGTGGCAGCAGCTGGGGCAGAAGACTGGTTAG
- the treY gene encoding malto-oligosyltrehalose synthase: MSATYRLQLRGPGSDPAQAFTFADAEEHLPYFSRLGVSHLYLSPVMQAPQESTHGYDVTDPSVINPELGGIDGLRSLAEKAHEAGIKLLLDIVPNHVGVDDPQLNPWWWDLLKNGKESEYAEYFDVDWSEDNGAGGRLGLPVLGSEDDVAELRIEEGTENTEPTLCYYDNRFPIAEGTLGGTPQEVHDRQHYRLMYWRDGVINYRRFFSINGLAGLRQEDPVVFEHSHRILNQLIAANIIDGVRVDHPDGLADPFNYLKQLRKLIGDERWLLVEKILGVTEPLDPRLTVDGTTGYDALRELDGVFVHRPAVGTMANLALDMTGSKWDAEAFEKAEYELKSEVANKELAAEVRRLARAVRSDNWSTSGEAVSDEELRETLIELIASMPVYRADYESLSRVTSSVIAQMIIRYPERADALDLISTALISRGEANVRFAQVCGAVMAKGVEDTAFYRGSRLVSLQEVGGAPGRFGVSPAEFHLLQAERARLWPKAMTTLTTHDTKRGEDVRSRISCITESAERFAELCDGIEYVDGGTCHFLLQNMIGVWPVDGNVTDELRERIHAYAEKAMREAGVHTTWFDVNEEFETSIHQWIDSTIDTQGEEITAFVADIAPAAEVVSISKKLLQIMGPGIPDIYQGTEFFTDSLVDPDNRRKVDFTERMEALDRVSRGDVRSTDDERLYVIATALQVRNQFELDEASYLPVMATGAMERHVLGTLRGEDVITLVTRRPLDILRDGWAETTVALPEGVWEDRLSGSMWEGEVPLDSLFSERGQAILTRMGA; this comes from the coding sequence ATGTCAGCGACCTATCGCCTTCAGCTCCGCGGACCTGGATCCGACCCCGCCCAAGCCTTCACTTTCGCAGATGCAGAAGAGCACCTGCCCTACTTTTCCCGCCTCGGGGTTTCGCACCTCTACCTCTCCCCGGTGATGCAAGCGCCGCAGGAATCCACCCACGGCTACGATGTCACTGACCCGTCTGTCATTAACCCCGAACTCGGAGGCATCGACGGTTTGCGGTCCCTGGCCGAAAAGGCCCACGAGGCAGGCATCAAGCTGCTGCTGGACATCGTGCCGAACCACGTTGGCGTGGACGATCCGCAGCTGAACCCCTGGTGGTGGGACCTGCTGAAGAACGGCAAGGAGTCCGAGTACGCGGAGTACTTCGACGTCGACTGGTCCGAGGACAACGGCGCAGGCGGGCGACTAGGTCTGCCGGTGCTGGGCAGCGAGGACGACGTCGCAGAACTGCGGATTGAAGAGGGCACAGAGAACACTGAGCCGACGCTGTGCTACTACGACAACCGCTTCCCCATCGCCGAGGGCACACTCGGCGGCACCCCACAGGAAGTGCACGATCGCCAGCACTACCGCCTGATGTACTGGCGCGACGGGGTGATCAACTACCGCCGCTTCTTCAGCATCAATGGGCTGGCGGGCTTGCGGCAGGAAGACCCGGTGGTGTTCGAGCACTCCCACCGCATCCTGAACCAGCTGATCGCGGCGAACATTATCGACGGCGTGCGCGTCGACCACCCGGATGGTCTGGCGGACCCCTTCAACTACTTGAAGCAGCTGCGCAAGCTGATCGGCGACGAACGTTGGCTGCTGGTGGAGAAGATCCTTGGGGTCACCGAGCCGCTGGATCCCCGCCTGACGGTTGACGGCACCACCGGCTACGACGCGCTGCGTGAACTGGACGGCGTGTTCGTCCACCGCCCGGCCGTGGGAACCATGGCCAACCTCGCGCTGGACATGACCGGCTCCAAGTGGGACGCAGAGGCCTTCGAGAAAGCCGAATACGAATTGAAGTCCGAAGTGGCCAATAAGGAGCTCGCAGCCGAGGTCCGCCGCCTGGCCCGCGCCGTGCGCAGCGATAACTGGTCCACCTCCGGCGAGGCCGTATCCGACGAGGAGTTGCGCGAAACCCTGATCGAGTTGATCGCCTCCATGCCGGTGTACCGCGCGGACTACGAGTCTCTGTCGCGTGTGACCAGCAGCGTGATCGCCCAGATGATCATCCGCTACCCAGAGCGCGCCGATGCTTTGGACCTGATCTCTACCGCCCTGATCTCCCGCGGCGAGGCGAACGTCCGCTTCGCCCAGGTCTGCGGCGCGGTGATGGCCAAGGGCGTGGAGGATACCGCCTTCTACCGCGGCTCCCGCCTGGTGAGCCTGCAGGAGGTCGGCGGCGCCCCCGGCCGATTCGGCGTTTCCCCCGCCGAGTTCCACCTGCTGCAGGCCGAACGCGCCCGCCTGTGGCCGAAGGCGATGACCACCCTCACGACCCACGACACGAAGCGTGGCGAGGACGTGCGCAGCCGCATCAGCTGCATCACCGAGTCCGCCGAGCGTTTCGCCGAGCTCTGCGACGGCATCGAGTACGTCGACGGCGGCACCTGCCACTTCCTGCTGCAGAACATGATCGGCGTGTGGCCGGTGGACGGCAACGTGACCGACGAGCTCCGGGAGCGCATTCACGCCTACGCAGAGAAGGCAATGCGCGAGGCTGGCGTGCACACCACCTGGTTCGACGTGAACGAGGAGTTCGAAACCTCCATCCACCAGTGGATCGATTCCACCATCGATACTCAAGGCGAAGAAATCACCGCGTTCGTCGCGGACATCGCCCCGGCGGCGGAGGTGGTCTCCATCTCCAAGAAGCTGCTGCAGATCATGGGGCCCGGTATTCCGGACATCTACCAGGGAACGGAGTTCTTCACCGACTCGCTGGTGGACCCGGACAACCGCCGCAAGGTGGACTTCACCGAGCGCATGGAGGCCCTGGATCGTGTTTCCCGCGGGGACGTGCGCAGCACCGACGACGAGCGCCTGTACGTCATCGCCACCGCTCTACAGGTCCGCAACCAGTTCGAGCTGGACGAGGCCAGCTACCTGCCCGTCATGGCCACCGGCGCCATGGAGCGCCACGTTCTGGGCACCTTGCGCGGCGAGGACGTCATCACACTCGTCACCCGCCGTCCGCTGGACATCCTGCGCGACGGCTGGGCCGAAACGACGGTCGCCCTGCCCGAGGGCGTGTGGGAGGATCGCCTCTCCGGCAGCATGTGGGAGGGCGAGGTACCGCTGGACAGCCTGTTTAGCGAGCGCGGCCAAGCAATCCTCACACGCATGGGGGCTTAA
- a CDS encoding BRCT domain-containing protein, whose translation MAAASSPSPATFPARGAEVTVSTEEIRVTRSPLASSLHPDVARPADELIGWYKQAPEGCSPGYIQLLFDAERPRVNFSPSQAEEFAALDLQLTNLQAGYPLEAGAAGTGAAKAGGTESAESTASTEISAAEWVSSAGSASGGDEGASPKKQQKRSPAPWAKVATPDEVPETNEEADIDGPIYGQTVCVTGDVEPYDKGEVWDMIASRGGVVAKNVTKKTTMLIVGEWHSMTSKEKRARELQDKGQELQIIGFQEFLQLIK comes from the coding sequence ATGGCCGCCGCTTCGTCCCCCTCCCCCGCAACCTTCCCCGCCCGTGGCGCGGAGGTCACCGTCTCCACCGAGGAGATCCGGGTGACCCGCTCGCCGCTGGCTTCCTCACTGCACCCGGATGTCGCCCGCCCCGCCGACGAGCTCATCGGCTGGTACAAGCAGGCACCCGAAGGCTGTTCGCCGGGGTACATCCAATTGCTTTTTGACGCCGAACGTCCCCGCGTGAACTTCTCTCCCTCACAAGCCGAGGAGTTCGCCGCGCTGGATCTTCAGCTCACCAACCTGCAGGCGGGCTACCCCCTAGAAGCCGGCGCTGCGGGCACCGGGGCTGCCAAGGCGGGCGGCACTGAGTCCGCCGAGAGCACCGCGAGCACAGAGATCTCCGCCGCGGAATGGGTCAGCTCCGCTGGATCCGCCAGCGGCGGGGACGAGGGGGCGTCACCAAAGAAGCAACAGAAGCGCTCGCCGGCGCCGTGGGCGAAAGTAGCCACCCCGGACGAAGTCCCCGAGACAAACGAGGAGGCGGACATCGACGGGCCCATCTACGGGCAGACGGTGTGCGTGACCGGCGACGTGGAGCCCTATGACAAGGGCGAGGTGTGGGACATGATCGCCTCCCGCGGCGGCGTGGTGGCCAAGAACGTAACGAAGAAGACGACAATGCTTATCGTAGGCGAATGGCATTCCATGACCTCGAAGGAAAAGCGCGCCCGCGAGCTGCAAGATAAGGGCCAGGAGCTGCAGATCATTGGGTTCCAGGAGTTCCTGCAGCTGATCAAGTAG
- the glgX gene encoding glycogen debranching protein GlgX, with protein MTFGLSDKSGLRAPGEPLVGWPGKPYPLGATFDGNGTNFALFTEVAESVELCLFDSQGAETRVKMEEVDADIWHCYLPGIVPGQRYGFRVDGPWDPARGLRCDPSKLLMDPYGKSFDGAFDGDASLFSYDINDPENPEGRNQEDSAPHAMRSVVINPYFDWHHDRRPNIEMHKTVIYETHVKGLTMTHPDVPEHLRGTYAGLGHHSIVEYFKDLGVTAVELMPVHQFVHDDRLRDLGLRNYWGYNTLGFFAPHRDYAASPSAEGAIAEFKQMVRSYHEAGIEVILDVVYNHTSEGNHMGPTQNFRGIDNAAYYRLVDGDEAHYMDYTGTGNSLNVRHPHTLQLIMDSLRYWVTEMHIDGFRFDLASTLAREFHDVDRLSAFFDLVQQDPVVSQVKLIAEPWDVGEGGYQVGNFPALWNEWNGKYRDTVRDFWRGEPSTLGEFASRLTGSSDLYTGRRPTASINFITAHDGFTLNDLVSYNDKHNEANGEDNRDGESHNRSWNCGVEGPTDDAEVVQLRDKQRRNFLTTLMLSQGTPMLSHGDEIGRTQGGNNNVYCQDNEIAWMNWENMDKDLHAFTRYLIHLRQAHPVFRRRRFLAGGPLGQDVAKRDIAWLTPDGDVMSDSDWNADFGKSLMVHLNGMAIEEPDPQGRPVEDDSFIFCFNAHHEPITFTLPRRHKVMHVEPSEEESWTVVVDTAEPTGVPEETRRFAGGDTLEIAARSTVVLQRPITTEVKL; from the coding sequence ATGACTTTCGGACTGTCAGATAAAAGTGGATTGCGTGCGCCCGGCGAGCCTTTGGTCGGATGGCCCGGTAAGCCCTACCCTCTCGGCGCCACTTTCGACGGCAACGGCACCAATTTTGCTCTGTTCACAGAGGTCGCGGAATCCGTTGAACTCTGCCTCTTCGACAGTCAAGGCGCTGAGACCCGGGTGAAGATGGAGGAGGTCGACGCGGACATCTGGCACTGCTACCTCCCTGGCATCGTCCCTGGCCAGCGCTATGGCTTCCGCGTTGACGGTCCGTGGGACCCCGCACGAGGACTGCGCTGCGATCCTTCCAAGCTGCTGATGGACCCCTACGGCAAGTCCTTCGACGGCGCCTTCGACGGCGATGCCTCCCTGTTTAGCTATGACATCAACGACCCGGAAAACCCGGAGGGGCGTAACCAGGAGGATTCCGCCCCGCACGCGATGCGCTCGGTGGTGATCAACCCCTACTTCGACTGGCACCACGACCGCCGTCCGAACATTGAGATGCACAAGACCGTCATCTACGAGACCCACGTCAAGGGCCTGACGATGACTCACCCGGACGTCCCGGAGCACCTGCGCGGCACCTACGCCGGACTGGGCCACCACTCCATCGTGGAGTACTTCAAGGACCTGGGTGTCACGGCCGTGGAGCTAATGCCGGTGCATCAGTTCGTCCACGACGACCGCCTGCGTGACCTCGGCTTGCGCAACTACTGGGGCTACAACACCCTGGGCTTTTTCGCCCCGCACCGGGATTACGCTGCTTCTCCTAGCGCGGAGGGCGCAATCGCGGAGTTCAAGCAAATGGTCCGCAGCTACCACGAAGCGGGCATCGAGGTGATCCTGGATGTGGTCTACAACCACACCAGCGAGGGCAACCACATGGGCCCTACCCAGAACTTCCGCGGTATCGACAACGCCGCCTACTACCGCCTGGTCGACGGCGACGAGGCGCACTACATGGACTACACGGGCACGGGTAACTCCCTGAACGTCCGCCACCCGCACACTCTGCAGCTGATCATGGATTCCCTGCGCTACTGGGTAACGGAGATGCATATCGACGGCTTCCGCTTCGACCTGGCCTCCACCCTGGCCCGAGAATTCCACGACGTGGACCGCCTTTCCGCATTCTTCGACCTGGTCCAGCAAGATCCGGTGGTCAGCCAGGTCAAGCTCATCGCCGAGCCCTGGGACGTCGGCGAGGGCGGCTACCAGGTGGGTAACTTCCCGGCCCTGTGGAACGAGTGGAACGGAAAGTACCGCGATACGGTGCGCGACTTCTGGCGTGGCGAACCCTCCACCCTGGGCGAGTTCGCTTCCCGCCTCACCGGCTCCTCGGACCTGTACACCGGCCGGCGGCCCACGGCCTCCATCAACTTCATCACCGCCCACGACGGCTTCACCCTCAACGACTTGGTCAGCTACAACGACAAGCACAACGAGGCCAACGGCGAGGACAACCGCGATGGTGAGAGCCACAACCGCTCCTGGAACTGTGGCGTGGAAGGCCCCACGGATGACGCAGAGGTTGTGCAGCTGCGCGACAAGCAGCGCCGCAACTTCCTGACCACCCTCATGCTCTCCCAGGGCACACCGATGCTCTCCCACGGCGACGAGATTGGCCGCACCCAGGGCGGAAACAACAACGTCTACTGCCAGGACAACGAGATCGCCTGGATGAACTGGGAGAACATGGATAAGGATCTGCACGCCTTCACGCGCTACCTCATCCACCTGCGCCAGGCGCACCCGGTGTTCCGCCGCCGTCGCTTCCTGGCGGGCGGCCCGCTGGGCCAGGACGTGGCCAAGCGCGACATCGCGTGGCTCACCCCGGATGGCGATGTGATGTCTGATTCCGATTGGAACGCGGACTTCGGTAAGTCCCTGATGGTTCACCTCAACGGCATGGCCATCGAGGAGCCGGATCCGCAGGGCCGCCCGGTGGAGGACGATTCCTTCATCTTCTGCTTCAACGCCCACCACGAGCCGATCACGTTCACGCTGCCGCGCCGCCACAAGGTGATGCACGTGGAGCCGAGCGAAGAGGAAAGCTGGACCGTCGTCGTGGATACCGCGGAGCCGACTGGCGTGCCGGAGGAAACCCGCCGCTTCGCCGGTGGCGACACTCTGGAGATCGCCGCGCGCAGCACCGTGGTTCTGCAGCGCCCGATCACCACGGAGGTCAAGCTCTAG
- a CDS encoding TetR/AcrR family transcriptional regulator, whose translation MSTAVDILQQYGLADLTMRRLARALDVAPGALYWHFPNKQALLGGIAESILTAVPARPGSAADYCSFLFDALTSLRDGADITLAAVASGTLDRDMAEELSVELSTELSAEPDTNPSALDGAKLLLRFVFGSVLELQARQSVAMNLGGPAGEQEQDVPSEARARQEVVLGVEAILRGLSR comes from the coding sequence GTGAGTACCGCAGTCGACATTCTGCAGCAGTACGGCCTGGCCGACCTCACGATGCGGCGGCTCGCCCGCGCCCTCGACGTTGCACCCGGCGCCCTGTACTGGCATTTCCCCAACAAGCAGGCGCTTCTGGGAGGCATTGCCGAGTCGATCCTCACCGCGGTGCCCGCCCGCCCCGGCAGTGCGGCAGATTATTGTTCTTTTCTTTTTGACGCCCTTACCTCCCTGCGCGACGGTGCCGACATCACGCTGGCGGCGGTAGCCAGCGGGACGCTTGATCGGGACATGGCGGAAGAACTCAGCGTAGAACTCAGCACAGAGCTCAGCGCCGAACCGGATACGAACCCCAGCGCGCTTGACGGCGCGAAGCTTCTCCTGCGCTTTGTTTTCGGTTCTGTCCTGGAACTCCAGGCACGTCAGAGCGTCGCCATGAATCTGGGAGGACCAGCAGGCGAGCAGGAACAAGACGTGCCTTCCGAAGCTCGCGCACGCCAGGAAGTAGTGCTGGGAGTAGAAGCAATACTGCGCGGCCTTAGCCGTTAG
- the nadA gene encoding quinolinate synthase NadA, producing MLNKTIESISRVDGLWTLPDGISTDEWAAEVRRLKEEKNALILAHNYQLPEIQDIADHTGDSLALSRIAAETDADVIVFCGVHFMAETAKILSPEKTVLIPDANAGCSLADSLTADELREWKAEHPGAVVVSYVNTTADVKALTDICCTSSNAVDVVASLPEDQEVLFGPDQFLGAHVRRETGRDNIHVWAGECHVHAGISGQELSQQAHDNPTADLFIHPECGCANSAIYLAGEGIVEPERVKMLSTGDMISQAKSTNQSTVLVATEVGMLHQLRQANPEVDFRAVNDRAACTYMKMITPAALLRCLALGEDEVTVDEETAAAARRSVERMIAIGNPGSGE from the coding sequence ATGCTTAACAAAACCATAGAGAGTATCAGTCGCGTGGATGGCCTCTGGACCTTGCCGGATGGCATCTCCACCGACGAGTGGGCCGCGGAAGTTCGCCGGCTGAAGGAAGAGAAGAATGCGCTGATCCTGGCGCATAACTACCAGCTACCGGAGATCCAGGACATCGCCGACCATACCGGCGATTCCCTCGCGCTGTCGCGCATCGCGGCGGAGACGGACGCCGACGTGATCGTTTTCTGCGGCGTGCACTTTATGGCCGAGACGGCGAAGATCCTGTCGCCGGAAAAGACTGTTCTTATTCCTGACGCCAACGCGGGGTGCTCCCTGGCCGATTCCCTTACAGCCGACGAGCTGCGTGAGTGGAAGGCCGAGCACCCGGGGGCCGTGGTGGTCAGCTACGTGAACACCACCGCCGATGTGAAGGCCCTGACGGACATCTGCTGCACCAGCTCCAACGCGGTGGACGTGGTGGCCAGCCTGCCGGAGGATCAGGAGGTGCTGTTTGGCCCCGACCAGTTCCTCGGCGCTCACGTGCGCCGCGAGACCGGGCGGGACAACATCCACGTCTGGGCAGGCGAGTGCCACGTGCACGCCGGCATCTCTGGCCAGGAGCTGAGCCAGCAGGCGCACGATAACCCGACGGCGGATCTGTTTATCCACCCGGAGTGCGGCTGCGCCAACTCCGCCATCTACCTGGCGGGCGAGGGCATTGTGGAGCCGGAGCGGGTGAAGATGCTCTCCACCGGCGACATGATCTCGCAGGCCAAGTCCACCAACCAGTCCACCGTGCTGGTCGCCACCGAGGTCGGCATGCTGCACCAGCTGCGCCAGGCCAACCCGGAGGTGGACTTCCGCGCCGTGAACGACCGGGCGGCCTGCACGTACATGAAGATGATCACCCCGGCGGCCCTGCTGCGCTGCCTGGCGCTGGGCGAGGACGAGGTGACGGTGGACGAGGAGACCGCCGCAGCGGCCCGTCGTTCCGTGGAGCGCATGATCGCCATCGGCAACCCGGGAAGCGGGGAGTAG
- the nadC gene encoding carboxylating nicotinate-nucleotide diphosphorylase, with amino-acid sequence MEEQAVELPYPAQLTDPTRIRAAYLRMAKVALEEDFGDGADVSTLATVPADATGTKVMRARQAGVISGLDALAIVAEVADERHVELVPLVADGDRVEAGDEVARVEGKIQHILMLERTLLNILSHASGIATQTRAWVDAVEAAATSPQGCKVRDSRKTLPGMRMLEKRAIVHGGGYPHRYNLGDQVMVKDNHVELSNAAEAYARVREFLGEDATTWVEVEVDTLDQLSDLLAEGKARPPQVLLDNFTVEDTRKAVELRDQLAPQVLLESSGGLTLDVAGDYAAAGVESVAVGGLTHSVRALDIGLD; translated from the coding sequence GTGGAAGAGCAAGCAGTGGAACTTCCCTACCCGGCACAGCTGACCGATCCCACCCGCATCCGCGCAGCGTATCTGCGCATGGCGAAGGTCGCGTTGGAGGAGGACTTCGGCGACGGCGCGGACGTCAGCACCCTGGCGACCGTACCCGCCGACGCTACCGGCACGAAGGTCATGCGCGCCCGCCAGGCCGGTGTGATCAGCGGGCTGGATGCGCTGGCCATCGTCGCGGAGGTCGCCGACGAGCGGCACGTGGAGCTCGTCCCGCTGGTCGCTGACGGTGACCGCGTGGAGGCCGGGGACGAGGTTGCCCGGGTGGAGGGAAAGATCCAGCACATCCTCATGCTCGAACGCACATTGCTGAACATCTTGAGCCACGCCTCCGGCATCGCCACGCAGACCCGCGCGTGGGTCGATGCGGTCGAGGCCGCGGCCACCAGCCCGCAAGGCTGCAAGGTTCGCGATTCCCGCAAGACTCTGCCCGGCATGCGCATGCTGGAAAAGCGTGCGATCGTCCACGGTGGTGGCTACCCGCACCGCTACAATCTGGGCGACCAGGTGATGGTCAAGGACAACCACGTGGAGCTCTCGAATGCAGCCGAGGCGTATGCCCGGGTGCGGGAGTTCTTGGGGGAGGACGCCACCACGTGGGTAGAGGTCGAGGTGGATACCCTGGATCAGCTCTCCGACCTGCTGGCGGAGGGCAAGGCTCGCCCGCCGCAGGTGCTGCTGGATAACTTCACGGTGGAGGACACGCGCAAGGCCGTGGAGCTGCGCGACCAGCTGGCTCCGCAGGTGCTGTTGGAATCCTCCGGCGGGCTCACTCTGGACGTCGCCGGGGACTACGCCGCCGCGGGCGTGGAGTCCGTGGCCGTGGGCGGGTTGACCCACAGCGTGCGGGCACTGGACATCGGCCTGGACTAG